The following is a genomic window from Cryptococcus neoformans var. neoformans B-3501A chromosome 12, whole genome shotgun sequence.
TGTAAGTCAAGCTGAAATATAGTCACTTGACTCGAGATTGACGATGCGTAGCGGTGGTCTTATCATGCTTGTCGGTGCCATCCTTCAGACTGCCGCTGTTGATTACGCCATGATGCTCGTAGCTCGTGTCGTTACAGGTGTCGGAAACGGTCTCTTGACTTCTACTGTCCCCGCATATCAGAGTGAATGTTCCAAACCCCACCGACGAGGTCAGCTAGTGCTTGTAGAGGGTTCTTTGATTGCCTTTGGTATCATGGTTTCTTATTGGTAAGAGTGATGCCGGTTTACGACAGAAGGCATAGCTAATCCATCTTCAGGATGGATCTCGCCTTCTACTTCACCTCCGGATCCGTTTCATGGCGATTTCCTATTGCGTTCCAAATTGTGTTCATCTTGGTCATGATCATCTGCATGGTATGTTGGCAAAAGATTAATGTCGTCGTCTGCTTATAATACACATATAGTACACCTTCCGACTCCCTGAATCTCCACGATGGCTTGCGGCAAAGGGCAGAAATGCAGAATCTCTTGCGGTTCTTGCTGCGTTGTCCAATACTACAGTTGACGACCAAGAGGTTATGAACACTTTCCATGGTATCACAGACACGCTCGCGGCGGAGAATTCTGGTTCTTTCAAGTTCTCCGAGATCTTCACTCACGGAAAGTCTCAGCACTTTAGGAGAACTTTGCTCGGTATGGCTGCTCAATGTTTCCAACAGATTTGTGGAATTAAGTGAGTTTTAAGCCCCTAAATGACTCAAAGTTTTGAAGCTAACCAGAATTCAGCCTTATTACCTATTACCTTACTTCTGTGTTGACCGGTCTCGGCCTCGGTGCGGTAATGTCTCGAATCATTTCGGGTGTCAACGGTACTTGTTACTTCCTCACTTCTCTTATCGCCATTGCCATCGTCGAACGCGCTGGTCGTCGTCCTCTTATGCTCTGGATGGCCGGGTTCCAAGCTGCCACTATGGCTATCCTTGCAGGTCTCTATGATCTCTCGACCGATGAGGAAAACCCGAACAAAACTGCCCAAGTCTTCTCTGTTCTCAtgcttttcctcttcaacactTGGTTCTCTGTCGGTTACCTTGGCATGACCTGGCTTTATCCGGCTGAAGTCACACCTCTTCGAGTGCGTGCCCCTGCCAATGCGTTGTCCACCGCTTCCAACTGGGTCTTCAACTTTATGGTCGTAATGGCTACCGGTCCCATGTTCGCCAACATCGGATGGGGTACATATGCCTTTTTCGCCGCCATCAACGCAGTCGttatccttccttctgttTATTTGTTCTTCCCTGGTACGTCCTTTTCTCTAGCTCGTCCTGTAAGGAGTGCTAACTTTCCGTGCAGAGACCAAGCGATACAGTCTCGAAGATTTGGAtatcatcttcgccaagGCCAACACAGAGGGTCGTTCCCCTGTTCGTGTTTCCCTTCACCCTGAGGAGATCCCTCCTGCTGGTTCAAGGCAGGCTGAAGAAATCCTTGGCCGTGCACCCGCCCCTCATCTAAAGTCTAAGACTAGTCACGTCAACATGATAACAAGAGCATTGTCAAGGACGAGTGAGAGTGGCAAACACCGTGATCAGCACCATGAGACTGTTTAGACAATTTTATTATAGTGTAGCGTTGGCGCGTCTCGAGGACTGAAAAAGGAGACGAAGCTGTATCGGTAGCCACATTTCTGTCCTGTTAATAGGTTGAGATTCCCTGTGTTTAGAGGGTTCTGCATGTATCACGTAGTCAGATATTTCATTGCAGTTGGGCGAATTGCGCACATTACTTCTCCATATCTTGTTCTACATATCACATCCTTGACTTCTTTTGAAGCGGATGCATTACTTCGTCATAGGAAATGTCACCAGCCAACATCATGCTATAATATAAATAGGAGATCGAAAAACCTGTCTGTCGAAGgcgagaaaagaactgaTGCAAATTTTAGGGAGTGTGTGCGAGCTTGCAATATGTATTCCATTCGGAAGAGAGTGAGAAAATGATAGTATCAACGATCTGATGAGACCAGAAGACAGGTTGAGGAATAAAAGAgtaagaaggaaggaataCATGCCGATGAGTGAACAACGACGGAAGAGGACGCACGCAGAAGATTGATATTTTGTGTACTGccaaaaaagaacaaaaagaagccGACAGATATTCTGCCGAAGATCAAAACCAGATGCCATCGCGGCAGCAGGCGATCTGCAGAGCGGATAATAATTGATCCCATTCAAAACACGAACAACTTGAATATCACGACCTCGGCTcgctcgacacaagcccctcgacggacatcGATCGGAGCGTAATGAATCACGATCACATTGGACAGACCTGAACTAGCGCTCAGTAGCGTGCGACGTACAAGTGCACATGCTTTGTTATAACGGAATGTTTCCACCCTCGCGTCTTCTTATTATTGGAGCAAACTATCTATGTACACAACCCACCATCACAGCAACAAGCATcacgaggaggatgatgatcacAGTCCAACTATCCTCAGAACTTACAGAAGGGTATCCATCTGGTGTAGACAAGACAAGCCAGGACAGACAGACAGATACCGATATTATTGGATTTACGGGCATGACCAGATTGTGGACTTGGTCCGTCCTCCTAGATATATATGACAAGCCATTACTGCAGCCCGTGCCATCTTGAACTTCCCCCTAGCCGGTGATCGTCGGTCGAGCTCAACATATCCGGACAATGACAGCAGACAAGCCTACCTACATTCGATGCACACCGTAAGATGAAGCAGCGCACTCGAAAGACATGCATATGCAACTCCATTCCACACTTTTCTGCAAAAAGTTCGGAAACTATTTATCAGGACCAGCTTAACTGGTAATCTCCAGGACTTTGTTCTTCCCGCTAATGCTCACTAGTAGGTGGGTATGGTGTATTCCTACTGGAAGTAAGGACGGTGGCCAAGCTAGACGGGTCCCCATAAACACCATACATGCCGCCGTTGTCTTCCAAAGTTGGGTCAATCGAGTGCCGTTGCTCAAAATAATAGCTCCTTTGGTCGTCACTGTAACTGACAGCATTGTACTTTGGAGGGGCGCCCAAGAATTGCTGTTGAAAGACCATAGAAGATTGTTGCTGAGGAAGTGTCAGAGGCGCCGTATGCGGGTAATCCGTATAGGTATCTTGGAAATACCAGTTACCCGTGCTGGCGTCATCTCTTGCGGTATGACTATTATTGGGTGTAAATGGCTGTAAGCGGAGCTGACCGGCCGTGTCACTACTAGCACCAGTCTTTTGTGAGCCTAGGTAATTGGTCGGGTTTTGCAATATGGCAGCATCCTCCCATGATAATTGGGTGCTAATAGGGTTTGGAGGGTACAATGGATTATCGTAGGGGTATCCATGTGTGCCAGAGACGGTAGATGAGAAAGCAGTGGTTTGGGACGGGTCGGCCATAATATGTTTGTCACCTATGAAGACAACTGGAACAGAGCTGTATCCCTCGTTGTTATTAGTGGCAAGTACAAATTCGCAAGTTGTGCCCGGTCTACTGGAACAGAAAGCGCAAGGACCACTACTCATAACATCAGCACTGTTCATTCAACCACCTCTTATCTTTGTGGACTTGAACTTGACTTACTCaatggaaggaggaggcacACATTTGCCCTTCCTACGGCGGCAAGTAGTACAAGCTTGAGCTGTCCTTTTCCGTCGACTGGAGATAGTCGTATTAGGAGAGACTATACTGCCACTCCCCTCATCACCCTGGGAGTGGATAGAGAAATGAGAAGCAGTGTACTGACTAGGGAacatttttcttttcttttgttctttgttTGTGATGCTTTTGGCCCGTGCTGCATTTTGAGGGGGTATAATTGATAAGGCGTGCTTCTTTATAGGTTTCAGTTCTAATATGGGCTGAACAAAACTCAATTGGCGACGACTGATCGAAAGGAGAGGAGTCACCGCAATGATGCACCATGGGTGacctcttcccctcatTGGTTGACAGTGGCGATGGCGAAATTACAATGATCCCAGAGCTCTAGAAACATTTTATCCAGCGAAGTCCAACAAAGGATGGATAACTGATGAACCTTTTTTGGAACCTTAGAAGAAACCTTTTTGAATGCATCGCCGTCTTGACTTAACAACAAAGGATCCTGGAGAGGTTATTATTATGTTGACTGAGATCCAATTGAGCGCGTTGTAAAACGTTAATATAATAAATGATCACGTTCTGATAGTTGTCGGCTAGGCTTGTTATTTGCTCATGAGGGGAGGTCGCTTGATTGTACAGTAGTACATACAGGTTTTCTTTTGAGCGTCTTCTTCGGATACTTCTTGATCTCGTTTCCTTTTGTTTTCTAGATCCAAACTGAACAGCAAGcgttcttttttctccatcGTCGTGACTCAGACTAACACCGCATTTTACAAAAAAAATGACATCCCTACGATGGCTGACTTTAGTAAGGCGATGATTTCGACATTTGAAAGAGTAAAACTGTTTGATCGTTTCTCTCACAGAATgcgccttcttcaatccTCTCGGTCAGAACTAGCCCTAGCTGAGCTGTGCCTACCATTTCCATCTGTTGTCCGATTATTATTGGTAGTGATACCTCACGCTACTACTTTATTCGTCTTTCGTTCAAGCTGCAAATTaccatttcctttcatCCATCGTATCATATCAAAGTATTTGGTATTCTTCTTActtttccatcccatcccttATCCTAGCCATAAGGAGCGCCGTCATGTGTTACTTGAGGTCCGCAACAACATGAAGGATCATCTCGCTCGACTTCTTGCATGCGCTCGCATACCGATCTGGTATGTCCTCATCTTCAGGCTCCATCTTGAGGCATTCAAATACTTCAAAAAACGTATATCCTACCACATCATCCTGTCAGCTGTTTCCCCTTGAACATGAAGAGTATACAGGTGTGGAAGGGTGTAAAATTTGTAAAGAGGATGGTACTCACCCCTCCATCCGGTACTCATGATCGCCTTTAACGTTTCTACCACTCTCgccccatcctcctccatcccttccgGCCTCTCATCCATGCCCCCATTGGGCCCCACAAGCGGTACGGGCCTCGCACACCTCACCCAAATAAACCTCTCATTCTTCCCACTCTTATCGTTCTTCCCAAACTCATCGAAAGGAGAGCCTTGATACAGGGGTTTAGTAGCTTTAGGGTTAAGCACATCGGAAAGTTCGACATAAAAGATTTTTtcgggaggaagggaggcgAGACGGCTGATCATACCTTCGTAGGAGACGCGGTCCCAGCCTTGGCCGGTGGTGGGGTTCCAGCCGTAAGGTTTGGCGAGTGCTAGTTGGGCGGTGTCGAGGCAGAGGCCGAGATTGGGGTGATTCTACAAGAGAGAATATTACTGCGTCAGGTATTTTCATTTATTCTCACTTTGTAAACTCCTCTTGACTGGGCAGACGTACGGCTTGTTGAACAGTCTTGTAACATTCCTCCCATTCACCACGCAAATCAGAGAAACACCACGGTTCATATGCGATCTTGACGGGGGGATCTTGCCTGGCGCCAAGCTCGGCTATCCAACGCATATCTCCGGCCGTCTTAGCGTCAGGTGCGCAGGCTTCTGCCCAATCGTTTGATCCTACCTGTAATCCACTGTTAGTCCAGTCGCGAAACGGAGTAAGGAACAAGGTGACTAGCTAATGAAAAACACACCTGCAAGAATTCTACACCTAATTTGGAGCACAAAGGTAACCATCTTTCGGCCTTTCTCCTTACCCACATTGCCCTTTCCGTGCCCGCCGGCCACCCATCAAACTGATTAAGAGGTTGGAGCACTACGACTTTTACGCCATATTTCCTTGCCAGGCGGACAAAGTCAGGGGCAAGAGAGTAGAGGGCTTGCCATATTTCTTCGTCGGATGGATCAGGTTCATTGGCTTCGGACCACTCGGGCGGGCACGTTGATTCTGGCCTGCAGTGGGTAATTGTATGTCAGCCTTCAGCTTTGCTTTCCCTTCCTAGGGATctggaaaaaagggggCAACTGACAGATCAGGTTTCTGATCCCTAACCCAAGTCATATAACTCCCAAAGTCAACTTCACAAAACTTGAACCCGGCTTTTTGCAATGCTTGAAACTTGTTCTCAAAAGTGTGGATGGGGTTAAGGCCAAGAGAGGCCGAGGCAATGCCAAAGTGCAGTTGATCACGGAGTTGGTCTGTCATGATTTGCTGCTTTGGTCGTGGTTATAAGTTGTTGTTCTGGTGGTAAGGAGCATGAGCAGTTGGTTTGCCCTATAAAAGCGGGTTATACGTATGTGCCACTTTCACGGCgaatgaaaagaagggTGTGAAAAATGACACGATGTGACATCACTCGTAATGAAAGAACGAACGACTACCAGGCAACAACAACGTCGTCTGCTCCACTCCAaacctccacttttcatCTGATTGATACATTTCCCTCCTTATCTTATCAGTCGaaccctccttcttcaaaactGCAGTACGAGTACAGGTTACAGAGGAATAGAGTAGGGTAATAGTGCTCCTCGCGTGCACGAACATAGATCGGGACAACTTACAATCCTTATACCGCAAAAATCTTTATCACCCCCGATGAAGGAGGAACGACAACAATGACCCTTTGAACCATTGGGCAGTCTAGTAGTGTGAACACCCTCTTTTCGGTGACTGGAGTAGGCGAGAGATTCCTTTCATCACCAACTAAAAAGCCTGACCCTCTTACCCTCTTGCAGCTTAGAACAGAACATGAAGAAAAATAATTAAGTACGAAAGCATACATATCATGCTAAATTATTTACTTCCCTCTTATTCTTAAGGGGGAAAAGAAATTCAAACATTTTGCGTGTAAAGAGCCCTCTCTTGCCTTTCATCTTATTACAGTTTATGAGATTGTGGGTTTGTAACAATatgaaaaaggcaaaatTTACCGCCCTCGAAGTTGTGCTGCAAGTTTCTGTTCACGAGCAGCTCGTCTCTCGGCGAGGTCGACACCAACAAGCTAATTCAAAATTAGCACCCATATAACTCATTCATTTttaaaagaaaaagagagcGAAAGGAGGACAGGGGAACTTGGACTTACGATCTTGCTAGCCTTCCAGAATTGCACAACATTGATAATCTGCTTCCCCGCACAAATCGGGAAAGTCATAGCGGCCACCACTTGCGGCCAATTCAAGTTCCTCAACACATTGATCACCCCGCCGACCAACTTGGGGTGAGCGGCAGTGAGCTCCGAGGTTAGGATAGCggtgggaatgggaaagtTGGCCATCAAGGGAGTAGTCCAGTAGTGGTTGAGGTAG
Proteins encoded in this region:
- a CDS encoding hypothetical protein (HMMPfam hit to Sugar_tr, Sugar (and other) transporter, score: 378.3, E(): 9.3e-111); amino-acid sequence: MSTVDPTNVVHEKHARPEHLSDADNATILSSNGFRLSEEDIQAARDVSPSRVSGKGLTWMVTFVAGTGFTLFGYDQGVMSGLLTLPSFEAQFPNTAGGFEGSRTATLQSFMVAIYEIGCMMGAISSIWIGDRLGRRHTISLGGLIMLVGAILQTAAVDYAMMLVARVVTGVGNGLLTSTVPAYQSECSKPHRRGQLVLVEGSLIAFGIMVSYWMDLAFYFTSGSVSWRFPIAFQIVFILVMIICMYTFRLPESPRWLAAKGRNAESLAVLAALSNTTVDDQEVMNTFHGITDTLAAENSGSFKFSEIFTHGKSQHFRRTLLGMAAQCFQQICGINLITYYLTSVLTGLGLGAVMSRIISGVNGTCYFLTSLIAIAIVERAGRRPLMLWMAGFQAATMAILAGLYDLSTDEENPNKTAQVFSVLMLFLFNTWFSVGYLGMTWLYPAEVTPLRVRAPANALSTASNWVFNFMVVMATGPMFANIGWGTYAFFAAINAVVILPSVYLFFPETKRYSLEDLDIIFAKANTEGRSPVRVSLHPEEIPPAGSRQAEEILGRAPAPHLKSKTSHVNMITRALSRTSESGKHRDQHHETV